A single window of Pseudarthrobacter psychrotolerans DNA harbors:
- a CDS encoding DUF1304 domain-containing protein, whose product MILASLLFAFLAAALHVYIFTMESLTWTTPATWKRFGLASQADAATTKPLAYNQGFYNLFLAIGAFIGVGCVALGPDASAQHVVGWTLIFSCCGSMLLAAAVLALSGIKYLRAAVLQGTTPLLAVVLGLLAVTG is encoded by the coding sequence ATGATCCTGGCCTCCCTGCTTTTTGCCTTCCTCGCCGCCGCGCTCCACGTGTACATCTTCACGATGGAATCCCTCACCTGGACCACACCAGCCACGTGGAAGCGCTTCGGCCTCGCCTCCCAGGCCGACGCCGCGACCACAAAACCCCTCGCCTACAACCAGGGCTTCTACAACCTGTTCCTTGCCATCGGCGCGTTCATCGGAGTGGGCTGCGTGGCGCTTGGCCCGGACGCCTCGGCGCAGCACGTGGTCGGCTGGACGCTGATCTTCAGCTGCTGCGGCTCGATGCTGCTGGCCGCCGCAGTGCTGGCACTCAGCGGGATAAAGTACCTCCGCGCCGCGGTTCTGCAAGGCACGACGCCGTTGCTCGCCGTCGTGCTTGGATTGCTGGCCGTTACTGGCTGA
- a CDS encoding acyltransferase has protein sequence MPALPGEQVVPRDLAIDVVRFVCLALVVVGHCMMVSPVLHADGTVTTENTLGDQPWFVPVIWIFMVMPLFFVTGGTTGLQSWHRLKARGGTGFEFAQARLLRLTRPAAALLAIMFLGLSAALLFGVDTQVVQLMATGAGMPLWFLAAYLAAQLNIPLLARFHHRAPWLTVAVLAALVVAVDCFRGALPMLAYANLVFLWCAVQQLGFLMADGHFARFTRSGLVGIILAANLLLGLVTGLGLYSGNMLVNLNPPNLCLLLLGVSQAAALQLFRPGLGWVSGVRWVRAVVMVAGRRSMTVYLWHLPLLVAMSGLLLLTDFPKPAAGTAEWWWARPLVLLGIVGLLLPVLALFGQLEERPTASVHTRGRPAAAVVTAAVVVFIPVADAALNGLTLGLLGGGAACFALAVLLLGRMPERVPGDVRAERAAHKRTAA, from the coding sequence ATGCCGGCTCTGCCGGGTGAGCAGGTGGTCCCGCGCGACCTGGCCATCGATGTTGTCCGGTTCGTCTGCCTGGCCCTGGTGGTAGTGGGCCACTGCATGATGGTCAGCCCGGTCCTGCACGCGGACGGCACCGTGACCACCGAAAATACGCTCGGCGATCAGCCCTGGTTCGTGCCGGTCATCTGGATCTTTATGGTGATGCCGCTGTTCTTCGTGACGGGCGGCACCACCGGGTTGCAGTCCTGGCATCGGCTGAAGGCCCGCGGCGGCACCGGCTTCGAGTTTGCGCAGGCACGGCTATTGCGGCTGACCCGCCCGGCGGCGGCACTCCTGGCGATAATGTTCCTGGGCCTCTCGGCCGCGCTCCTGTTTGGCGTGGACACCCAGGTGGTCCAGCTGATGGCCACCGGGGCCGGCATGCCCCTCTGGTTCCTAGCGGCCTACCTTGCAGCCCAGCTCAACATCCCGCTCCTGGCCCGGTTCCACCACCGCGCGCCCTGGCTGACCGTGGCCGTCCTGGCCGCCCTCGTGGTGGCCGTCGACTGCTTCCGCGGAGCCCTCCCGATGCTCGCCTACGCAAATCTTGTCTTCCTGTGGTGCGCCGTGCAGCAGCTCGGTTTCCTGATGGCTGACGGTCACTTCGCCAGGTTCACGCGTTCCGGCCTGGTGGGGATAATCCTGGCGGCCAACCTGCTGCTCGGGCTGGTCACCGGCCTGGGCCTCTACTCGGGAAACATGCTTGTCAACCTCAACCCGCCCAACCTCTGTTTGCTGCTCCTGGGCGTGTCCCAGGCTGCCGCGCTCCAGCTTTTCCGCCCGGGGCTCGGCTGGGTTTCCGGCGTCCGCTGGGTCCGCGCGGTGGTCATGGTCGCCGGCCGCCGCTCCATGACCGTGTACCTCTGGCACCTGCCGCTGCTCGTGGCCATGTCCGGGCTCCTGCTCCTCACTGACTTCCCCAAGCCTGCCGCGGGCACCGCTGAATGGTGGTGGGCCCGTCCGCTCGTCCTCCTGGGGATTGTGGGCCTCCTGCTCCCGGTGCTGGCCTTGTTCGGTCAGCTTGAGGAACGTCCGACGGCGTCTGTCCACACCCGCGGCCGGCCCGCCGCCGCTGTGGTGACGGCCGCCGTCGTCGTCTTCATCCCGGTGGCGGACGCTGCCCTCAACGGCCTGACGCTCGGACTGCTCGGAGGCGGCGCAGCATGCTTTGCGTTGGCCGTGCTGCTGCTGGGCAGGATGCCGGAACGCGTCCCCGGCGATGTCCGTGCCGAACGGGCCGCCCACAAACGGACGGCAGCCTGA
- a CDS encoding GNAT family N-acetyltransferase produces MTENMISTEDKFSPDVSLSRDDEHHRYELRVGGKIAVQSFFRDLPGHVDFLHTDTAEDFKGQGLGKVLAHFALDDVVASGKRIIPHCPFTAGYLRAHEGYEQHIDWPDD; encoded by the coding sequence ATGACTGAGAACATGATTTCCACAGAGGACAAGTTCAGCCCTGACGTCTCGCTGTCCAGGGATGACGAACATCACCGCTACGAGCTGCGGGTGGGCGGGAAGATCGCCGTCCAGTCCTTCTTCCGGGACCTGCCCGGACACGTGGATTTCCTCCACACCGACACCGCCGAAGACTTCAAGGGCCAGGGCCTGGGCAAGGTGCTGGCTCACTTCGCGCTCGACGACGTGGTGGCTTCGGGTAAACGGATCATCCCGCATTGCCCCTTCACCGCCGGCTACCTCCGCGCCCACGAGGGCTACGAACAGCACATCGACTGGCCGGACGACTAG
- a CDS encoding aspartate aminotransferase family protein — MPLLPRVDETYVDENRVSEILPGQDFGSRVELALAATNHLFNTRNSTRYVAQVLQGVNAVATKMDRTTRPFTGVEPAEMKARIGAVDLDQPLPDTAAALEELETVYLRDAIYFHDAKYAAHLNCPVVIPALVGEAILSAVNSSMDTWDQSAGATMIERRLIDWTAERLQLGAAADGVFTSGGSQSNLQALLIARNHAVAGLRQEPVNAGLRLPALLEKLRIFTSADSHFSIQKSVSMLGMGFDAVISVPCAADHKMDPAALAEAMAETHDAGLVPMAVVATAGTTDFGSVDPLADLAALARAYGAWFHVDAAYGGGLMASGRYRHLLDGTRLADSVTVDFHKTFFQPVSSSALLVRDRAMLQHVTYYADYLNPESAALAEIPNQVDKSIQTTRRFDALKLWLTLRIMGADAIGALFDEAIDLAARVGSALAADDDFELAAAPQLSTLVFRYRPRVSGALSGAELTDAGLTDAHGRLSEDAADTLNPAIRAAVFASGQAVVAGTKVASRHYLKFTLLNAEATLEDISAIIELLRRTGAQLLASDSASPSTSEVSA, encoded by the coding sequence GTGCCGCTGCTGCCCCGTGTTGATGAGACGTATGTGGATGAAAATCGGGTGAGCGAAATCCTGCCCGGGCAGGATTTCGGCTCCCGCGTGGAGCTGGCCCTCGCTGCCACCAACCATCTGTTCAACACCAGGAACTCCACCCGGTACGTGGCGCAGGTGCTGCAGGGCGTCAACGCCGTGGCCACCAAAATGGACCGCACCACCCGGCCGTTCACCGGCGTCGAGCCTGCCGAAATGAAGGCGCGCATCGGCGCTGTTGACCTGGACCAGCCGCTCCCGGACACCGCCGCGGCGCTGGAAGAGCTGGAGACCGTCTACCTCCGGGACGCCATCTACTTCCACGATGCCAAGTACGCGGCCCATCTGAACTGCCCGGTGGTGATCCCGGCTCTGGTGGGGGAGGCCATCCTGTCCGCGGTGAACTCCTCGATGGACACGTGGGACCAAAGTGCCGGAGCCACCATGATCGAGCGCCGGCTCATCGACTGGACCGCCGAACGGCTGCAGCTGGGGGCTGCAGCCGACGGAGTGTTCACCTCCGGCGGCAGCCAGTCCAACCTTCAGGCACTGCTGATCGCGCGCAACCACGCCGTTGCCGGGCTGCGGCAGGAGCCGGTCAACGCAGGGCTCCGGCTGCCCGCACTGCTGGAAAAGCTGCGGATTTTCACGTCAGCGGACAGCCACTTCAGCATCCAGAAGTCCGTGTCCATGCTGGGTATGGGCTTCGACGCCGTCATCTCCGTCCCCTGCGCCGCGGACCACAAGATGGACCCGGCCGCGCTAGCCGAGGCCATGGCGGAAACGCACGACGCCGGGCTGGTGCCGATGGCGGTTGTGGCCACGGCCGGGACCACCGACTTCGGGTCCGTGGATCCGCTCGCGGACCTTGCCGCCCTGGCCCGCGCCTACGGTGCCTGGTTCCACGTTGACGCGGCCTACGGCGGCGGGCTGATGGCTTCCGGCCGCTACCGCCACCTGCTGGACGGAACCCGCCTTGCCGATTCCGTCACCGTGGACTTCCACAAAACGTTCTTCCAGCCCGTCAGCTCCAGCGCCCTGCTGGTCCGGGACCGCGCCATGCTGCAGCACGTCACCTACTATGCGGACTACCTGAACCCGGAAAGCGCCGCCCTGGCCGAGATCCCCAACCAGGTGGACAAGAGCATCCAGACCACCCGACGCTTTGACGCGCTCAAGCTGTGGCTGACCCTGCGCATCATGGGCGCTGATGCCATTGGCGCCCTGTTTGATGAAGCAATCGATCTCGCCGCCCGTGTGGGATCAGCGCTGGCCGCCGACGACGACTTTGAGCTCGCCGCCGCTCCGCAGCTCAGCACGCTGGTCTTCCGGTACCGGCCACGGGTGTCCGGCGCTTTGTCGGGCGCGGAACTCACCGACGCCGGTCTCACCGATGCTCACGGACGGCTTTCCGAGGATGCGGCCGATACTCTCAACCCGGCCATCCGCGCGGCGGTCTTCGCATCCGGGCAGGCGGTGGTGGCCGGCACCAAGGTGGCCAGCAGGCACTACCTGAAGTTCACCCTCCTCAACGCCGAAGCCACTCTGGAGGACATCAGCGCGATCATCGAGCTGCTGCGCCGCACCGGTGCGCAGCTGCTGGCCAGCGACAGTGCCAGCCCCAGCACCAGCGAGGTGTCCGCATGA
- a CDS encoding lysine N(6)-hydroxylase/L-ornithine N(5)-oxygenase family protein, whose translation MSTSTEPRIFDFAGIGVGPFNLGLAALSEPVDGLDGVFLEQRESFDWHPGMMLEPAHLQVPFMADLVTLADPTSPYSFMNFLKQTGRLYRFYIRENFYPLRAEYNQYCQWVAGQLRSVRFSTAVLDVTYDAGVYRLSVEGPDGPEVLLARRLVLGTGTSPYVPASCDGIVEAAADGGGLVLHNADYLSRKSELQAKRSITIVGSGQSAAEIYYELLQDMDSYGYQLNWVTRSGRFFPLEYTKLTLEMTSPEYVDYFHGLPEDQRDGLIKSQKNLYKGINSELIDAIYDLLYTKSLSGMVDTQLLTHSSLTGAVWDPAAGSHTLQLRHEEQGADYVLDSEAVVLATGYTYREPDFLAGIQDRIARDTAGRFAVARNYSTGVEPGEIFVQNAELHTHGFVTPDLGMAAYRNSCILREITGREVYSVERSIAFQQFGAPRADARRPGPVSGSVAGPAGLSAGPVPTQAVEVSA comes from the coding sequence ATGAGCACCTCCACCGAACCGCGCATTTTCGACTTCGCCGGCATCGGCGTCGGGCCCTTCAACCTGGGGCTCGCTGCCCTCAGCGAACCGGTGGACGGGCTGGACGGCGTCTTCCTGGAACAACGGGAATCTTTCGACTGGCACCCCGGCATGATGCTGGAGCCGGCCCATCTCCAGGTGCCGTTTATGGCGGATCTGGTGACGCTGGCCGACCCCACCTCGCCGTATTCCTTCATGAACTTCCTCAAGCAGACCGGGCGCCTCTACCGGTTCTATATCCGCGAAAACTTCTATCCGCTGCGCGCGGAGTACAACCAGTACTGCCAGTGGGTGGCCGGCCAGCTGCGCTCCGTACGTTTTAGCACAGCTGTGCTGGATGTAACGTACGACGCCGGCGTGTACCGCCTTTCGGTGGAAGGCCCGGACGGGCCCGAGGTGCTGCTGGCGCGGCGGCTGGTGCTGGGCACCGGTACCTCGCCGTACGTGCCGGCGTCCTGTGACGGAATAGTCGAGGCGGCCGCGGACGGCGGGGGACTTGTCCTCCACAACGCGGACTACCTGTCGAGGAAGAGTGAGCTGCAGGCCAAGCGGAGCATCACCATCGTGGGCAGCGGCCAGAGCGCGGCGGAAATCTACTACGAGCTCCTGCAGGACATGGACAGCTATGGCTACCAGCTGAACTGGGTCACCCGGTCCGGGCGTTTCTTCCCGCTGGAGTACACCAAGCTCACGCTTGAGATGACCTCGCCGGAGTACGTGGATTACTTCCATGGACTGCCAGAGGACCAGCGCGACGGCCTGATCAAGAGCCAGAAGAACCTGTACAAAGGCATCAACTCCGAGCTGATCGACGCCATCTACGACCTCCTGTACACCAAGAGCCTCTCCGGCATGGTGGACACCCAGCTGCTGACGCATTCGTCGCTCACCGGCGCCGTGTGGGATCCCGCCGCCGGTTCCCACACCCTGCAGCTCCGGCACGAGGAACAGGGCGCTGATTACGTACTGGACAGCGAAGCAGTGGTCCTCGCCACCGGCTACACGTACCGGGAGCCGGACTTCCTGGCCGGCATCCAGGACCGGATTGCCAGGGACACCGCCGGCCGGTTCGCCGTGGCACGCAACTACAGCACCGGCGTCGAACCCGGTGAAATTTTCGTCCAGAACGCCGAGCTGCACACGCACGGCTTTGTCACCCCGGACCTCGGCATGGCTGCCTACCGCAACTCGTGCATCCTGCGTGAGATCACCGGCCGCGAGGTCTATTCCGTGGAGCGCAGCATCGCGTTCCAGCAGTTCGGCGCGCCGCGGGCTGACGCGCGCCGGCCCGGCCCGGTCTCCGGTTCAGTCGCGGGTCCGGCAGGACTCAGCGCCGGGCCGGTTCCCACCCAGGCAGTGGAGGTGTCCGCATGA
- a CDS encoding GNAT family N-acetyltransferase: MSFTFRCVEAFADAPLLHSWVTQPYASFWGMLSSTVDEVVEEYSKIQATGHHHALLGINDDGVPALLMEEYLPAASPLAAVYAVQEGDIGMHLLVAPPSGDPQPGYTAAVMDAVLERLFEKPGVERVVVEPDARNSKIHVLNERLGFQPAGVVNLPGKEALLSFCTRQDYVAARAALRRPQDLSHDLSAPIHQGASL; this comes from the coding sequence ATGAGCTTTACGTTCCGCTGTGTTGAAGCCTTTGCCGATGCACCTCTCCTCCACAGCTGGGTAACCCAGCCGTACGCGTCGTTCTGGGGGATGTTGTCCTCCACCGTTGATGAAGTTGTGGAGGAATACTCGAAAATCCAGGCAACGGGACATCACCATGCCTTACTGGGGATCAACGACGACGGCGTCCCCGCCCTCCTGATGGAGGAGTACCTGCCGGCCGCCTCGCCGCTGGCCGCGGTCTATGCCGTGCAGGAGGGCGACATTGGCATGCACCTGCTGGTGGCGCCGCCGTCGGGAGATCCCCAACCGGGGTACACGGCCGCGGTGATGGACGCCGTGCTGGAGCGGCTGTTCGAAAAGCCCGGCGTGGAACGCGTGGTGGTGGAACCGGACGCCAGGAACTCCAAGATCCATGTGCTCAACGAGCGGCTGGGCTTCCAGCCGGCGGGGGTGGTCAACCTGCCGGGCAAGGAAGCGCTGCTCAGTTTCTGCACCCGCCAGGACTACGTCGCCGCCCGCGCAGCCCTGCGCCGCCCCCAAGACCTTTCCCATGACCTTTCCGCACCGATCCACCAGGGAGCATCACTGTGA
- a CDS encoding IucA/IucC family siderophore biosynthesis protein, whose amino-acid sequence MYTSTDRPDSTANTVPHLAPERWATANRHLVRKALAEFLHERILEPQHLGSGGDATGPEEPAVYVVRSDDGSTAYSFTARVLELEHWSVDAASIRCTRSGEDAAPDALRFITEFKDTLGIREEMLPVYLEEISSTLAGHSYKQWLGQPSAEELVAGVTGGSDHAADFQAIERSMTEGHPCFVANNGRLGFGISDYRAFAPETGAPVRLEWIGVHRSKAVFTASAGLDYRAHLEAELGAAGLQSFDAEFAAQGVDPAQYFLMPVHPWQWENKLTVTFAAEIAQQHIIHLGTGADSHQAQQSIRTFFNTSAPGKSYVKTAMSVLNMGFMRGLSPQYMKATPAINDWLQDLIRSDAALQKRGLAMISEIAAIGYHNSYYEAAAAKGSPYQKMLSALWRESPLPLLEDGQQLATMASLLHVDAAGKPMVSALIERSGLEPVEWLRRYFEAYLVPLVHCLYRYELAFMPHGENVILVLEDGVPVRAVMKDIAEEIVVMGRRLDLPAEVSRIQVDIPDAEKVLAIFTDVFDCIFRFLGALLVEDGKLSEEEFWGTAARVIQDYQAENPELADQFARHDLFAADFELSCLNRLQLRNNQQMLDLTDPSGGLQMAGRLANPLARFAAGS is encoded by the coding sequence ATTTACACCAGCACCGACCGGCCGGACAGCACCGCCAACACCGTTCCCCACCTCGCACCCGAGCGTTGGGCTACGGCAAACCGCCACTTGGTCCGCAAGGCGCTCGCCGAATTCCTGCACGAACGCATTCTGGAGCCGCAGCACCTGGGCTCCGGCGGGGATGCCACAGGTCCGGAAGAGCCCGCGGTCTACGTGGTCCGCAGCGACGACGGATCAACGGCGTACTCGTTCACCGCCCGCGTCCTGGAGCTGGAGCACTGGTCGGTGGACGCCGCTTCCATCCGCTGCACGCGCAGCGGCGAGGACGCCGCCCCCGATGCCCTGCGTTTTATCACCGAGTTCAAGGACACCTTGGGGATCCGCGAGGAGATGCTCCCGGTCTACCTCGAGGAGATCAGCAGCACGTTGGCCGGCCACTCCTACAAACAATGGCTGGGGCAGCCGTCCGCCGAAGAACTCGTGGCAGGCGTCACCGGCGGAAGCGACCACGCAGCCGACTTCCAGGCCATCGAACGCAGCATGACGGAGGGCCACCCGTGTTTTGTGGCCAACAACGGCCGGCTGGGCTTCGGCATCAGCGACTACCGGGCGTTCGCGCCGGAGACCGGAGCTCCCGTCCGCCTGGAGTGGATCGGGGTCCACCGCAGCAAGGCTGTCTTCACTGCCAGCGCCGGGCTGGACTACCGCGCCCATCTGGAGGCCGAGCTCGGCGCCGCTGGGCTGCAGTCGTTTGACGCCGAATTCGCAGCCCAGGGCGTTGACCCCGCGCAGTACTTCCTGATGCCCGTGCATCCCTGGCAGTGGGAGAACAAACTCACCGTCACGTTCGCGGCCGAAATCGCCCAGCAGCACATCATTCACCTGGGGACCGGTGCCGACAGCCATCAGGCCCAGCAGTCCATCCGCACGTTCTTCAACACCAGCGCCCCGGGAAAGAGTTACGTCAAAACGGCGATGTCCGTCCTGAACATGGGCTTTATGCGGGGACTCTCGCCGCAATACATGAAGGCGACCCCGGCCATCAATGACTGGCTGCAGGACCTGATCCGGTCCGACGCAGCCCTGCAGAAGCGCGGCCTGGCCATGATCAGCGAGATCGCGGCGATCGGCTACCACAACAGCTACTACGAGGCCGCGGCCGCCAAGGGCTCGCCCTACCAGAAGATGCTGTCGGCGCTGTGGAGGGAAAGTCCGCTCCCGCTGCTGGAGGACGGCCAGCAGCTTGCCACCATGGCGTCATTGCTGCACGTCGATGCGGCCGGCAAGCCGATGGTGTCTGCCCTGATCGAGCGCTCCGGACTGGAGCCCGTCGAATGGCTGCGCCGCTACTTCGAGGCCTACCTCGTACCGTTGGTCCACTGCCTCTACCGGTACGAACTCGCTTTTATGCCGCATGGCGAGAACGTGATCCTGGTGCTGGAGGACGGCGTGCCCGTGCGTGCGGTCATGAAGGACATCGCCGAAGAAATCGTGGTGATGGGACGCCGGCTGGACCTGCCCGCGGAGGTATCACGGATCCAGGTGGACATTCCCGACGCCGAAAAGGTGCTGGCTATCTTCACGGATGTGTTCGACTGCATTTTCCGCTTCCTCGGTGCCCTGCTGGTGGAGGACGGGAAACTTAGCGAGGAGGAGTTCTGGGGCACGGCCGCCCGCGTTATCCAGGATTACCAGGCTGAGAACCCGGAGCTCGCGGACCAGTTCGCCCGCCACGACCTGTTCGCGGCGGACTTTGAACTGTCGTGCCTGAACCGGCTGCAGCTGCGGAACAACCAGCAGATGCTTGACCTCACGGACCCGTCCGGCGGGCTGCAGATGGCCGGCCGGCTCGCCAACCCGCTCGCCAGGTTTGCTGCGGGCAGTTGA
- a CDS encoding DUF6596 domain-containing protein produces the protein MSGTEARGAVEAVWRMESARIVGALARYTGDFPLAEDLAQEALAEALVSWSVNGVPAEPAGWLLTAGRRRAIDTFRRRAARDEKYALLARDLAAEEPGADALFDPAAIDDDVLALMFISCHPLLSKEARIALTLRVVGGLGSEEIAKAFLVPVATIQARITRAKKTLAAAQVAFAVPEPHERAERLGSVLHVIYLIFTEGSFASGGEEWIRAGLAGEARRLARVLVRIAPEPEVFGLLALLELTAARFPARLDASGRPVLLEDQDRRRWDQSAIRRGRAALARAAGFGRGLGAYGLQASIAECHAVAQSVAETDWQRIVILYEALGRLAPSPVIELNRAVAVAMASGPAHGLELVEAIASRGELAGSHLLPAVRGEMLTRLDRRDDARSALLQAVALCGNAAERAVLQRKADELA, from the coding sequence GTGAGCGGTACTGAGGCGCGGGGCGCCGTCGAGGCAGTGTGGCGGATGGAATCTGCCCGCATCGTCGGCGCCCTGGCCCGCTATACGGGCGACTTCCCGCTGGCCGAGGACCTCGCGCAGGAGGCACTCGCTGAGGCACTCGTCTCCTGGTCTGTCAACGGGGTACCCGCCGAACCCGCCGGCTGGCTGCTCACTGCCGGCCGCCGTCGTGCGATTGATACTTTCCGGCGGCGGGCGGCGCGGGACGAAAAGTACGCGTTGCTTGCCCGCGACCTCGCGGCGGAGGAACCGGGAGCGGACGCGCTGTTCGACCCCGCCGCGATCGACGACGACGTGCTTGCCTTGATGTTCATCTCGTGCCATCCGCTGTTGTCCAAGGAAGCCCGGATCGCCTTGACGTTGCGGGTGGTGGGCGGCCTGGGCAGCGAGGAGATCGCCAAGGCCTTCCTGGTGCCCGTGGCGACAATCCAGGCACGCATCACCCGCGCCAAGAAGACGCTGGCCGCGGCCCAGGTAGCGTTCGCGGTCCCCGAACCGCACGAGCGGGCTGAACGGCTCGGCTCGGTGCTTCACGTCATCTACCTGATCTTCACGGAGGGCTCCTTCGCATCGGGTGGCGAGGAGTGGATCCGCGCGGGCCTGGCCGGCGAAGCCCGCCGCCTGGCCCGCGTGCTGGTGCGGATCGCGCCCGAACCCGAGGTATTCGGGCTGCTCGCGCTGTTGGAACTCACCGCTGCGCGGTTCCCGGCCCGTCTCGACGCGTCCGGCCGCCCGGTGCTTCTGGAAGACCAGGACCGACGTCGGTGGGACCAGTCCGCGATCCGGCGCGGACGTGCAGCGCTGGCCCGGGCAGCGGGATTCGGACGCGGGCTGGGCGCCTACGGTCTCCAGGCATCCATCGCCGAGTGCCATGCCGTGGCTCAGTCGGTTGCCGAAACAGACTGGCAGCGGATCGTCATCCTCTACGAAGCCCTCGGACGGCTGGCCCCGTCCCCCGTCATCGAACTCAACCGTGCGGTGGCCGTCGCGATGGCATCCGGCCCGGCGCACGGACTGGAGCTGGTGGAGGCGATCGCCTCACGCGGCGAACTGGCGGGCTCGCACCTGCTCCCCGCGGTCCGTGGCGAGATGCTCACCCGGCTCGACCGCCGTGACGACGCACGGTCCGCACTCCTGCAGGCCGTTGCACTGTGCGGGAACGCCGCCGAGCGCGCGGTGCTTCAGCGCAAGGCGGACGAGCTCGCCTGA
- a CDS encoding YciI family protein: protein MAKYMLIMRATDESLAEFTNVDFTEAMNAMGKFNDELIRAGVLLAAEGLEDAKEGVVVDFTGETPVVTDGPYGETKELFGGFYILDVASKQEAIEWAKRAPLTAGSKTEIRRVPTVDEFPQDNEWIQKERVWREQTGQL from the coding sequence ATGGCCAAGTACATGCTGATCATGCGGGCAACCGACGAGTCCCTCGCGGAGTTCACGAACGTCGACTTCACAGAAGCCATGAACGCCATGGGCAAGTTCAACGACGAACTGATCCGTGCCGGTGTCCTGCTGGCGGCCGAGGGCCTGGAGGATGCGAAGGAGGGCGTTGTGGTCGACTTCACCGGCGAAACACCGGTGGTCACCGACGGCCCCTACGGGGAGACGAAGGAACTTTTCGGCGGCTTCTACATCCTCGACGTAGCGTCGAAGCAGGAAGCCATCGAGTGGGCGAAGCGGGCGCCGCTCACGGCCGGCAGCAAGACCGAGATCCGCCGGGTGCCCACCGTCGACGAGTTTCCGCAGGACAACGAATGGATCCAGAAGGAACGCGTCTGGCGCGAGCAAACCGGCCAGCTCTGA
- a CDS encoding SDR family oxidoreductase: METPTTALVTGATAGLGAEFARQLAQEGHHMVLVARDAARLQQIADELERDYSVSAEVLPADLTDDAGVAAVVGRLTDAARPVEVLVNNAGIGLLHSFENNSLEDEKRHLRLHVQTPMELCHAALQGMLERHSGRIINVASVAAFANRGSYSAAKAWQVSFSRWANLAYGPRGVHVTALCPGFTHTEFHDRMGMDKSVAPHWMWLRADWVVRDGLADNARGKGVSIPTKRYKLVAAISRVLPARLTSGPPRRPKQ, from the coding sequence ATGGAGACACCCACCACCGCGCTCGTAACAGGGGCGACAGCAGGGCTGGGAGCGGAATTCGCCCGCCAGCTCGCACAGGAAGGCCACCACATGGTGCTGGTGGCCCGCGACGCCGCCCGGCTCCAGCAGATCGCTGACGAACTCGAGCGTGATTACAGCGTTTCCGCTGAGGTCCTGCCTGCCGACCTGACGGACGACGCCGGCGTGGCTGCCGTCGTCGGGCGCCTCACGGACGCCGCGCGGCCGGTTGAAGTCCTGGTGAACAATGCGGGGATCGGCCTGCTGCACTCCTTCGAAAACAATTCCTTGGAGGACGAGAAAAGGCACCTCCGCCTGCACGTGCAGACCCCCATGGAGCTTTGCCATGCCGCGCTGCAGGGGATGCTGGAACGGCATTCCGGCCGGATCATCAACGTGGCCAGCGTGGCGGCTTTTGCCAACCGCGGCAGCTACTCGGCTGCGAAAGCCTGGCAGGTCAGCTTCAGCCGCTGGGCCAACCTTGCCTATGGACCCAGAGGCGTGCACGTCACGGCACTGTGCCCCGGGTTCACGCACACCGAGTTCCACGACCGCATGGGCATGGACAAATCGGTCGCACCGCACTGGATGTGGCTGCGGGCGGACTGGGTGGTCCGGGACGGACTGGCCGACAACGCCCGCGGGAAGGGCGTCTCGATCCCCACGAAACGCTACAAACTCGTGGCTGCCATCTCGCGCGTTCTGCCGGCGCGGCTTACCTCCGGGCCGCCGCGGCGCCCGAAGCAGTAG